Within the Gemmatimonadaceae bacterium genome, the region CCTTGAGGCAACCACTCAAGGACTACACCGCGGACAGCCTCTGGCGCGACTTCGGTCCGGAACAGACGGGGGGCCCTCCCTATGCGCGCGAGAGCAGTTCGCTCTTCCGATGGTGCGCGGGTAACAAGCGCTGCGACTTCAAGGTCAGGGCAACAGAGGCATCCCGAGTGGTCACGCTTGATTCCGTACCAGCCAACGGCGTGGTCATGGCGTTCTACAGACCGACCTCGTCGAATGATGACGAGTCGATGTACCGCATGCAGCGCAACGTACGGGGGTACTTTCTCGTGATCACTCCTGGGGCTGGAGGCAGCGCGAAGTGGCAGTTGGTCGGGGTGAGGACAAATGGCAAAAAGCATATTCTCCCTGCAGAAGGCACGTTCGGAGAGTTCAAGTCGTGCGACCACCGGTACAGGCCGGATTCTTCCGCTGCCGGCTTCGAGTCGTGTGAGAGGAAGCAGGAGCTGCACGAGCTGGCACAGAAGAACGGCACCAGCTTCGGTGCCGAACTCGAGGCGTATCGTGCGACGCTGATGCAGAAGCTCGAAGACGCGGAACGGAAGCAGGACGCGAACTTGATGAAGACGCTCGTGGGTGGGCCGTACGACTTTGCCTGGACGTCCTGCGCCGCCGGCTGTTGCCGCGCGACGCCCCTGTGATGCTTCGGCACGATGCAGTCGGCTGGAGCTGAGACGGCGCACCCTGGGTTCACCATGCCCCACCTCTCCATCCTCCGCCCCACCACCCTCACCCACCTCGACCCCGCGGCTGCGTCAGACCTTCTGGCGCAGCCGCGCCCCGCGTCGCTCCTCATCTACCTCGCCGCCGCACACCCCGGCGCCTTCCTCCGCCGCGACCACCTCGTCACGCTCTTCTGGCCGGAATCGGGGCAGGAACAGGCACGCACAAACCTCCGGAAGCTCCTCCATATCATCCGGCGCACGTTAGGCGAGGAGTCGATCGAGACGCGTGGAGACGAGGAGGTGCGCCTGCGCCCCGACGCACTGACCTGCGACCTGGTCGAATTCGAGGACGACTATCGCGCCCGGCGCTTCGCACGCGCCCTGGAACGGCTCGGCAACACACAACCGTCCGACTGGATCGCGGTCACTGGCTCGTCCGTGCTCGAGGACTGGGCCGCCGCCACGCGCATGCGCGTGGCCGATACGGCGTCGGCCGCCGCGTGGTCCATGGCGCAGCTCTCGGAGTCTGGCGCCGATCTCACGGAAGCCGGTCGCTGGGCGCGCCGAGCTGCCGACTTCGCCCCCGAGGACGAACGGCGGCTGCGCCGCGTGATGGAGTTGCTCGAGCGCATTGGCGAAACCGCGGGCGCGCTACGCCTCTACGAGCGCTTCGAGCAACGACTCGCCCGCGACCTCGACGCCCTCCCGGCTGGCGACACCCGCGCACTCGCACAGCGCCTGCGCCAGCGCTAGCTCGCGCGGCGCCGAGCGGGCGCCAAACGGCGTGACTGCGACGCTCGGTCGAGCGCGCCCTCCGCGCCCGGACCGCCGCGCATCGCTGACGAAACGCCAACGGAACGCTGGATGAACGTAGACCCCACGCACCTGCCCGCGTGTGGGAACGGTCACGGCACATCCGCTCGCGAACGTACGCTCGCAGTGCATCGACGAGCGCGCCCGCCCCTGCACTGGTCAACACGGCGCGCACGCACACTCGGAGCTGAACAATGTCCCCTTTCGCGAGTGGCCGGATTGCGCGAAACGCCTGGGCGTTCTCGCTGACGCTAGTGCTCGCTGCCTGCTGCGACATCACCGGCAGCTGCAGCGAGGTCTGCGAGGAAAGCACACAGCTGCTGACCAACAGCTTCAACACCTACACGGTGACGGGAGCCCCCGTCGCCACGTTCAGCCTCAGTCAGCACCATCGATCGGCGTCCGCAAGCTGCGGCGATGCGAGTGGCGGCGCCGTCACCCTGAGCGTCACCGGCATCGCCCCGGTTCCGCTGCGGTTCGAGTTCCAGGTGCAAGGCGTGGGGGCCACGGGGTTGGTCGTGTGGAACCATGCGGGGAGCGTCCCGCGCCTTGCACCTGGCCAGACGCTCGATCTCGGCCAGGTGGCTCGAACGCCGGTGCGCGTCGACGTCGGCGCGCGCGCCCTGCTCAGCAACATCGCCAGCGTGCCGTGAACGAGTGCGCTCGATCAACGACCCGAACGGAGGACTCCTGATGCGTACCCACGGCCCTCGGTGGACGACGCGCCTTGCCGGCGCCGCGTTCGCCGCACTCATTCTCCTGAACGCCTGCGGAACCGATCCCGTCACGCCGCAAGGCGGCGACGACGGACGCAACGTCCCTCGTGTCAATTCGGTCGTCGTCTCCCCGGCAGCGCCATCGCTGCGCGTTGGCGAGAGCACCGTGCTCTCGGCCGAGGTGCGCGATCAGAACGGAGCGTCGATGGCCGGCCAGGCAGTGGCATGGACCAGCGGGTCGGCCTCGATCGCCACAGTAAGCGGAAACGGAACGACGGCAACGGTGACCGCAATCTCGGCGGGCAGCGCCCTTGTCCTCGCCTCGGTCGGAGGCGTCTCCGGGAGTGCGACGGTGTCGGTTGCCGCGCCGCCGCAGCAGGCGCCCGTCGCCCTCGTCCGCTGCGCGCCCGCGAGTGTCACGATCCCGGTTGGGCAGACGGTCGCGTTGCAGTCGACGGCGTTCGATGCGGCCGGCAACATCATCGCAGGTCGCCCCGTCAGCTGGTCCGCCACGCCAACGAGCGTCGCGACCGTGACCGCCACCGGAGTGGTGACCGGCGTCTCGGCGGGTACAGCCCAGATCACGACAATCGTCGAGGGGCAATCATCGGCGTGCATCGTCACGGTGACTTCCGTGACGAGCCAGGTGACGCTCGTCGTCACCAACCAGCTCATCGCCACCGTCCAGATCCTCGTGAACGGCGCGCCAGTCGGGACCGTCCCCGCACAGTCCACGCGCCAGACCACCGTTGCCTCCACGGCAAGCATGGACGTGACCTTCGAAGTGATCGAGCCACGTCTCGGGACGCGCGTGCTGGGCGACCGGATGAGCGGACGCTGGACGCTCACCGCACCTACCGGGACGGTGAACCTGAACGTCGACAACCTCGTGGGCAGTCAGTGGTACTTCGCGCCACTCGTCAACAACCTCACGGGAACCTCACTGCTGATGGCCGTCAACTTCGGCCTACAGGCAGAGAACAGATGCCAGTGCGTGGTGCCACCGGGCGGACAACGAGTGTTCCTGGGGTACTATCGCCTGTATTCCAACTCGGTCTTGCATGCGTTCAGGGATGGATCGAGCTACACCGGCCCGTATTGGTACTTCTACGACTTTGGCAACGCCATCGCGCGCGGATCCGGCGTGCGCGAGTTCACGTTCAACGTCGCCCCGTGAAGAGGAGGAGGAAGATGAACAGACGATTGGCGGTGCCGGGGCTGGTGCTCCTGGCAACCTTCGGAACCCGGCCGTCCATGCTTCACTCCCAGGGGACACAGGGAGCGGCGCATCTGGAGCACCAACGCGCAGGACTCGCCCGAGACTCCCTGGTTCTGCTGCACAACCGCGTGATCGCCTACCTTGCCGAACGTGAGGCGTTCGAGCAAGCAGTTGCCTCGCGCAACGAACGCGATGACGGCGCATATCGTCGCCGTGCGTTGCGGGTGCTCGAACTCGGACGAGAGCTTCGCCGCATGTCACTCGAGGAGCGTGGTTATCGCGAGGCTCTTCGAAACTTCGCCGACGAAGCCCGCGCGCTGGACTCTCTTACGCCCCAGCCTGGGACGCGAGCAGCATTCGCGCGTCACGACGTCGGCGTCACGGCGCTCGCGTTGACGCCCCCGTTTCCGGGTGCGCTCTCACCGAACGTTGCCTTCACGCTTGGGATCGTGTCGCCACCGTGCAGCCGGTGCGGCGCAGGCGTGGAGCTGGGGACGAATCTCGCCGGCGCGGCACTCGGCGCCGCCGTCGGCGCACTTGGCGCGCCGGCAGGACTCAAGGAGTACTTCGAGAAGAACATCGCGCTGGGGCTCACGCTGGGGACGCGCAAGACGTCGCGCATCACGAGCGCCGTGTCGGTAGGTCTGGGGAGCGTGGACGTCCTCTCGCGCGCCCTGTGGCCCATGCTCGGCGTCGAGCAGTTCGACAGTAGCGATGCCCGGCTCCCGGCTGACGTGCGTGCGCGAGACCCGGCCCAGGGCACGTGGAGCGTTCCGCAGCTCGGTGTAGGTCTAACGTGGTACAGCAAGGCAGAAGTGAAGAAGCGATTGCAGGAGAACAAGCCGGTCCCCATCCTCTCGCTTGGCGTGCGGCTCCCCCAGTACTACCCGGGGAGCGCGTCCGCAGCGCTTGGCGCGTTGTTCAACGGCAACGAGCACAAGTATGCTGGTGTCGGATCGGCGCGCATCTTCGCGTCGCTCACGATTCCGCTCTTTCGGGTTGACGGGAGCTGAGCCGCGTTCAGGGAGCGGCGGCCGCTTTGCCGGGCCGCCGCTGCCCGGAACGCCACTCATTCATGTCCGGCCCCTCTCCCGCCTAACGCACCTTTCCGAACCGGATGTCCCGGCTCCGCTCATCGATGTTCACCACCAACCCGTTCACCTTCCCCTTCCCATCCCGCACGAACTGCACGGACCGCACGAAGAACGCGCTTCCGCCGAACTCCTCTCCCCACCGCCGCGTGAGCGTCAGCACGCCATGTCGCCGGTTGCGCATCACGAGCGCGCCATCCTTCACCTCGACGGCATACGTCGCCTGCAGCTCGTCGCTCACATAATCCCCCACGTAGTCGGCCAGGGCTCGCGCCGCTGGTTCACGGTCGCTCATGCGCGGTGAGAAGCGCCCACGATAGACGAGCCCAGTCACCATGCCGCTGGCATCGCGCCGGAACACCATCGACGCGCCGTAGTTGGCGACGAACAGCTCGCTGTCGGAGCGCGCCACGGTTTGTGCCACCTCCTCGCCGCTTGCCTGCACGGTGAGCGCCCCGCCGGCACGGCGGACGGTCGCGTACCACGCCGGGCCCAGGCGATACGTCCCCGGGTACGCGGCGAGCGCCTCTTCCGTCAGCTGCACCACGGGCCGCGTGACGGCGGCTGGCACGGGGGCGAGCTGGTCGCCAAGGAGGATATCGGTCACCAATTGCGCCGATCGCGTGGGATTCACCTGCGGCGCGTTGGCCAGCACCACGACGCCGAAGCGTTGCTGCGGGATGTGCATGACGTAGGTGGCGAAGCCGGCCCATGACCCGGTGTGCGCAATGGTGGCCGCGCCGCGATACTCGCCGTGCGAGAGGCCGAAGGCGTACGGAATCGTCGACCCGTCGTTGAGCACACCGCGCGTGCGCGTGAGCGCCATGGCCTGCGCCCCGCCCACGCGCATGGAGTCGAAGTTGATGACCCAGCGCGCCAGGTCCTCGACGGTGCTCATGAGCGAGCTGGAGCCGAGTGCGGTGAGGTTGTTGGTGACGGCATGCCACCGCCCGTCGGCTCCGCGCGTGTAGCCCAGCGCCCGGTCGGGGATCACGACCGTATGATCGTCGCGGAAAACGGTGCGCGTCATCCCTAACGGCTGAAAGAGATTCGCGTCGGTCCACGCCCGGAATGACTGCCCAGTCACCCGCTGCACCGACTCGGCCAGGAGATTGTAGCCCGTGTTGGAGTAGGTGTACTCGCTCCCCGGGACGAAGTTGAGCGAGCGCTGATGGTACGCCATCGTCAGGATCTGCTGGAAGGAGATGACGTCGTCAAAGCTCCAACCGGCGAGCCCCAGCGATCCGGGCCAGTCGCGCATCCCGCTGGTGTGGTGCACCAGGTGATTGATGGTGATCGGCTGTCCGATGTTAGACATCTCGGGGATGTAGCGCCGGATGTCGTCGTCGAGGCGGATCTTTCCTTCGCCGACGAGCATGGCGATCGCCAGCCCCGCGAACTGCTTGGAGACGGAGGCGACGTCGAAGACGGTGGACGGCGTGATGGCCACCCGGTGCTCGAGGTCGGCCATGCCGTACCCCTTGGCGAAGATCGTGCGTCCATCGCGCACCACGGCGATGGCGAGCCCAGGCGCATCGGTGCGGCTGTATGGCGTGAAGAGCGAGTCGATGCGCGCGACGGTGGCGCGCGGAAGCTCCTGCGCCGGCGCGCGCGTCGCGAGCAGCAAGGTGGCGCCGACGGCAAGCGCGACGACGCAGCGGGGCGCGCGGAGGTTGGAGGGCGTGTGGCGTTGGGGGGACATGGGAGCTCTGGGGACGAGGCGGGTCTATCGCGACCGATCCACGATCGCGCGCCCCTCGTTATGTCCCCGCACCGTGCCACGCGCAAGGCCGCGCGCGGGCGACGCGCGAGGCCATGGAACGCGCGTCGCGTACGGCCGGAGCGCCTCCGGGCAGCGGAACCGCGTGGGAAGGCGTAGCTTCTGCAACCCGAATGGATCCCACGAGCCTGCCGCCATGTCCATCGCCCCGCGCAGCCGTTGTGTCGTGATGCCCCGATTGCCCGGTGTTCACCCGCTCGTCGCAATCGCGACGAGCCTAGCGGCAGCGACCGCCGCACTCGCCCTTCCGGCGCGTGCACAGGCGCAACGCCGCCCGCTTGCGCGCGGTGTCCCCGCAACGCGCGTCACGCCTGCCATCGACACGATTCACGGCGTCGCCGTGGAAGACCGCTTTCGATGGTTGGAGTCGCAAACTGCCCCCGACGTGCTGGCCTGGATCGACGCGCAGTACCGGTATGCGCTACAGGTGCTCGGCCCCGAGACCGCTCTCCGCCGTGCACTGGGCGCGCGCCTTCGCGATCTGCTCGACGTGCCGACTTCGTCGCCGCCGCGCCGGGGCGGTGACTTCGAGTACTTCACGCTGCGGCGGAAAGGGGAAGAGGTAGCGGCCATCTATCGTCGTCGCTGGTCGCCCACCGCCGGTCGCTTCGAACCCGATTCGCAGTACGAGCGCGTGATCAACCCGCTCGACCTGCGCGCCGATGGAACTACGAGCGTGGGGATCGAGGGGCTGTCGCCCGATGGGTCGCTCCTGATGTACTCGGTGCGCGACGGCGGCCCCGACGAGACCACGGTGAAGATCCGCGACCTGCGGAGTGGCAAGGATCTCCCGGACTCGCTCCCCCGCGCGCTGTACGGGGCGCTCTCCTTTGCGCCTGACGGACAGGGGTTCTACTATGTCCATCGCTCGCGCTACGAGGGGCCGCGCTTTCGCTATCACGGCCTCGGGCAATCGCCGGGACGCGACTCGCTTATCTTCGGCGACTTCATCCTCCCCACGCACTTCCTCGCCGTCACCTCCGCGCTCAAGGGGCGCTATCGCATCTACACCATCTCGGCCGGCTGGGCGCGCAACGATATCGTCCTCGAGGACACGCAGACGGGGACGCGCACCTCGCTCACCGAGGGGACCAATGCGCACTTCACCCCGCAGGTGGTCGACGACGAACTCTGGCTCCGCACCGATCTCGACGCCCCGCGCGGGAAGCTGGTGGCGGTCGATCTCGCCAATCCGAGTCGCTCGGCGTGGCGCACCGTGATTCCCGAGGGAGACGACGTCCTCGACGCTTTCACGCTGATCGAGGGGAAACTCTACGTTACCTACCTGCGGAATGCTAGCCATCGTATCGCCGTCTTTTCTCGCAATGGCGCACCGGCGGGCGACGTTGCAGTCCCCGCCAACGCGACCGTTTCCATCCGTGGCGGCGACAAGGGGAAGGCGCTCCTCACCATCGCCTCGTTCACACAGCCGGGTATCACGTACGCGCTCGACCTTGCCACCGGCTCGCGTACCGTGTACGAGGCGAGCAAGGTCCCCTTCGATACCGCGGCCTTCGAGGTGGCGCAGCACTGGTATCGCTCCAAGGACGGGACGCGCGCCCCGCTCTGGGTGGTGCAGAAGCGTGGCCACGTTCGCAGTCGCAACACGCCGGCGCTCCTCCATGGCTACGGCGGCTTTGCCGTCAACCTCGGCCCCCGCTTCGACGCGCGAGCCGCGCTCTGGGTGGAACGTGGCGGGATCTACGTGCAGGCGACGCTGCGCGGCGGCAACGAGTTTGGCGAGGCGTGGCACAAGGGCGGGATGCTCGCCAACAAGCAGAATGTCTTCGACGACTTCACGAGTGCCGCGCAGTTCCTGGTGGACAGCAGCTTCACCTCGCCCGAGCGGCTCGCCATTCGGGGCGTGAGCAACGGCGGGCTCCTGATGGGGGCGGCGCTCACGCAACGTCCGGATCTCTTTGCCGCCGCCTTCGTCGGCGTCCCCGACCTGGACCTGGTACGCTTCCCCTGGTTTGTCACTCAGAACAACGCGCCGGCGCTCCTCGAGTACGGCGATGCACGCGTGCCCGCGGAGTTCGAGGCGCTGCGCCGCTTCTCCCCATACCAGAACGTGCGCGATGGGGTGAAGTACCCCGCCATCATGGTGCAGACCGGGATCAACGACACGCGCGTCCCGCCGTGGCAAGCGCGGCGCTTCGCGGCGCGCCTGCAGGAAGCAACGGCATCGGGAAAGCCGGTCATCCTCCTCCACGACTTGCGCTCCGGCCACGCCGGCGGACGATCGATGAGCGGGAACGTGGAGCTGGCGACGCGTGAGATGGAGTTCCTGCTGCGGCACGTTGGCGCGCTGCGCTGAGTCCTGCTTCTTCGTTCGACATCCTTCCAGCACGAACCGACCATGTCCCCCTGCACACGAATGCTCCGCACGCCGCAGGCACTGTGCTTCGTCGTTGCCTTCCTCGCGGCATTGGCCTCCACGCACACTGTGGGCGCCCAGGATCTCTCCACCCTCCCGTGGCGTCACATCGGCCCCGCATCCTTCGGCGGGCGCATCGACGACGTCGAGGCCGTACCCGGGAAGCCTTCGACCGTCTTTGTCGGGACGGCGGGGGGCGGCGTCTTTCGCAGCACCAACAACGGGACGACGTGGACGCCGGTCTTCGACCGCGACGGTCGCTCGACCTCCATCGGCGACATCGCCATCGCGCCCAGTGACCCGGGAATCGTCTGGGTCGGCACCGGCGAGCCCAACAATCGGCAGAGCACCACGTGGGGTGACGGGATCTACCGTTCGCTCGACGGCGGCGACACGTGGACCCACATGGGGCTCAGGGAGACGCAGCACATCGGGCGCGTCGTGATCCACCCGCGCAACGCGAACATCGTCTTCGTTGCGGCTGTCGGACGGCTGTTTGGCGCCAGCGACGAACGCGGCGTCTACCGCACGACGGACGGTGGGCAGAGCTGGAAGAAGGTCCTAGCGGGCAACAACGTCACCGGCGCCATCGACGTCGCCCTCGATCCCGACGGACGGACGGTGTACGCCGCGATGTATCAGCGACAGCGCCGCGGCTTCGGCTTTGTAGGGGGAGGGCCGGGGAGCGGGCTCTATCGCTCGCGCGACGGCGGCGACTCGTGGGAACCGCTCACCAACGGGCTTCCCGTGGGCGTGAAGGGGCGCATCGGGATCGCCATCGCGCCGAGCCAGCCCAACACCGTCTACGCCATCATCGAGGCCAAGGTCGGCGGCGTCTTCCGGTCGGATGACAAGGGGAATACGTGGACGCGGCAGTCGTCGCTCAACCCGCGCCCCATGTACTACTCGCAGATTCGCGTCGATCCGCAGCATCCCGACCGCGTCTGGGTGCTGGGCACCGAGCTGCACAAGTCGATCGATGGCGGGAAGACCTTCACCACGGAGAAGACCGGAGAGCGCATCCACGTCGACCACCACGCGCTCTGGCTCGATCCCGCCGATGGCAACCACATGATGTTGGGGAACGATGGCGGGTTGTACTTCACCTACGATGGCACCCGCACCTGGGACTTCATCGACAACCTCCCCATCGGGCAGTTCTACGATATCGACGTCGACGATCGCGACCCGTACTACGTCTACGGCGGGGCGCAGGACAACGGGACGTGGGGCGTTCCGGTGCGCACGTGGAATGGCGTGGGGATCACCAACGCCGACGTGGTCAACATTGCGTACGGCGACGGTTTCTTCACCGTGACCGATCCTGCCGACCCGCGCTACATCTACGCCAAT harbors:
- a CDS encoding Ig-like domain-containing protein, with amino-acid sequence MRTHGPRWTTRLAGAAFAALILLNACGTDPVTPQGGDDGRNVPRVNSVVVSPAAPSLRVGESTVLSAEVRDQNGASMAGQAVAWTSGSASIATVSGNGTTATVTAISAGSALVLASVGGVSGSATVSVAAPPQQAPVALVRCAPASVTIPVGQTVALQSTAFDAAGNIIAGRPVSWSATPTSVATVTATGVVTGVSAGTAQITTIVEGQSSACIVTVTSVTSQVTLVVTNQLIATVQILVNGAPVGTVPAQSTRQTTVASTASMDVTFEVIEPRLGTRVLGDRMSGRWTLTAPTGTVNLNVDNLVGSQWYFAPLVNNLTGTSLLMAVNFGLQAENRCQCVVPPGGQRVFLGYYRLYSNSVLHAFRDGSSYTGPYWYFYDFGNAIARGSGVREFTFNVAP
- a CDS encoding serine hydrolase, giving the protein MSPQRHTPSNLRAPRCVVALAVGATLLLATRAPAQELPRATVARIDSLFTPYSRTDAPGLAIAVVRDGRTIFAKGYGMADLEHRVAITPSTVFDVASVSKQFAGLAIAMLVGEGKIRLDDDIRRYIPEMSNIGQPITINHLVHHTSGMRDWPGSLGLAGWSFDDVISFQQILTMAYHQRSLNFVPGSEYTYSNTGYNLLAESVQRVTGQSFRAWTDANLFQPLGMTRTVFRDDHTVVIPDRALGYTRGADGRWHAVTNNLTALGSSSLMSTVEDLARWVINFDSMRVGGAQAMALTRTRGVLNDGSTIPYAFGLSHGEYRGAATIAHTGSWAGFATYVMHIPQQRFGVVVLANAPQVNPTRSAQLVTDILLGDQLAPVPAAVTRPVVQLTEEALAAYPGTYRLGPAWYATVRRAGGALTVQASGEEVAQTVARSDSELFVANYGASMVFRRDASGMVTGLVYRGRFSPRMSDREPAARALADYVGDYVSDELQATYAVEVKDGALVMRNRRHGVLTLTRRWGEEFGGSAFFVRSVQFVRDGKGKVNGLVVNIDERSRDIRFGKVR
- a CDS encoding S9 family peptidase; translation: MSIAPRSRCVVMPRLPGVHPLVAIATSLAAATAALALPARAQAQRRPLARGVPATRVTPAIDTIHGVAVEDRFRWLESQTAPDVLAWIDAQYRYALQVLGPETALRRALGARLRDLLDVPTSSPPRRGGDFEYFTLRRKGEEVAAIYRRRWSPTAGRFEPDSQYERVINPLDLRADGTTSVGIEGLSPDGSLLMYSVRDGGPDETTVKIRDLRSGKDLPDSLPRALYGALSFAPDGQGFYYVHRSRYEGPRFRYHGLGQSPGRDSLIFGDFILPTHFLAVTSALKGRYRIYTISAGWARNDIVLEDTQTGTRTSLTEGTNAHFTPQVVDDELWLRTDLDAPRGKLVAVDLANPSRSAWRTVIPEGDDVLDAFTLIEGKLYVTYLRNASHRIAVFSRNGAPAGDVAVPANATVSIRGGDKGKALLTIASFTQPGITYALDLATGSRTVYEASKVPFDTAAFEVAQHWYRSKDGTRAPLWVVQKRGHVRSRNTPALLHGYGGFAVNLGPRFDARAALWVERGGIYVQATLRGGNEFGEAWHKGGMLANKQNVFDDFTSAAQFLVDSSFTSPERLAIRGVSNGGLLMGAALTQRPDLFAAAFVGVPDLDLVRFPWFVTQNNAPALLEYGDARVPAEFEALRRFSPYQNVRDGVKYPAIMVQTGINDTRVPPWQARRFAARLQEATASGKPVILLHDLRSGHAGGRSMSGNVELATREMEFLLRHVGALR